In Tachysurus fulvidraco isolate hzauxx_2018 chromosome 9, HZAU_PFXX_2.0, whole genome shotgun sequence, the sequence ACATCCACATCCCACTCAAAAggatcttctttccttttttgccAAGCTTCTTCCATTTCTCTGGATGCAGCACTTGGATGTATCGCTGCATGctcatcaacaccacacacagtatgcTGCAGTAGAGGCTTAAGTAGACCATGTAAGAGAGAAGCTTACACAAGACCAAGCCAAACACCCAGCCATGCAAAAAATCCCAAATCCAAATCGGCAGAGAAATCAGAGTGAGTAGATCTGATATGGCCAGGCTTAGCATCAGTCTCGGGGTGAAACTGCCTCTCTTCAGCCATCCAGACAGACGTACCATTACAGCAATATTACCAGGGACTCCCAAAATGAAGCAAACTGCCAGCACACCACTTGCAATTCTGTTCTCAGTAGAGACAGGAGCGATGAGCGAGCTGTTGGATGAGTTGAGCTGCTGCATGTTTAGAGCTGTCATGTAACAGGGTGTAGCAGGTAATAAATGAAGCAGAAGTCTGTGGtttcttatgtggaaaaaacaCCATGGTGTCAAAACATGCACATCAACAGGATATAACACAAAAAGATCACCAATGTATTTTGCATTACTTCATGTATTCATTTTGATACTATAATAATTTatgctttataaatgtattgacAGTTGGTAAAGTGGTaaagacagaaaggaaaaaagtaatTGTTTTCTGGAAATTCCAGACGACAAATTAAAGTAAACCAGTTAAGTCATCTGCATTAAACTCCACTCGGAAAATTCTTCTGTTACTCTTGTAGACCAGGGGAGGTGGGGGCATGGTTAAGTGGACGTGAATGGAGGGAGGAGTTGGGAGCGTGAGTGTTAAGGAGGTGACCACACCTGTAGGAGATTTACTATCAAAAGTTCTAATTTAGTGAGTGACAACAAAGATATGCATGAGATATGAGAGCACAGGGACACAACAGAGCACAGCTAGAGCTGAGCTGAGCAGACCTGAACTTtaggtgacatgacatacggctaagtaaggtgacccatactcagaattcgttctctgcatttaacccatccaaagtgcacacacagcagtgaacacacacacacggagcagtgggcagccatttatgctgtggcgcccagggagcagttggagggtgccttgctcaagggcacctcagtcgtggccagcccgatactcgaacccacaaccttagcattacgagtcagactctctaaccattaggccacgactagTTGGTGTGTCTCCTGTGAGCGTGACCATGATTCAAGAATCACTGAAAATCTCTCCCTGGGgaagaaagcaaaaataaatttaaagagATATGTTTATTTGCCCCAAGCCTGCCTCATTTCCTCTCTGAACAAGGGTGTGTCACACTGATGTAGAGATTTGAGGTAAGTGTGATGTTCGAGGCCAAAAACAAGCAGGACATATGAGAAGATGAGAAGAAGGTTTATTCCTTTTAACAAACCAAATTAGATGGAGGCAGATATAACAAAAGTCAAGTCCAACAAAGTTCCATACAAGAATcaaatacttaaaataatattacCAGGCCAAAAATATAtaggtaaataattaaataagtgtCCCCTGTTAATAaagtaacattcattcattcattttctactgcttatccggaCTATtgtcgggtcactgggagcctatctcaggtgtcatcgtgccaacccatcgcagggcacaaacacactctcattcactcacctactgtaccatgcatgtctttggaccaggggaggaaaccggagtacccggaggaaaccccgaggcacggggagaacatgcaaactccacacacacaaggcggaggcaggaatcgacccccaaccttggaggtgtgatgcgaacgtgctaaccactaagccaccgtgcccccctaataaagtaacaaacaaaaataaaaccaagaaAGCAAACAAACCCTAAGGTCAGCAGCACATGGTGTTACCTGAAGGTTTAGTCCAACTTTCGACAATTTTCCTGTGCAATTTTATCTCCAGCATTTTTCCTGAC encodes:
- the LOC113653366 gene encoding leukotriene B4 receptor 1-like; this encodes MTALNMQQLNSSNSSLIAPVSTENRIASGVLAVCFILGVPGNIAVMVRLSGWLKRGSFTPRLMLSLAISDLLTLISLPIWIWDFLHGWVFGLVLCKLLSYMVYLSLYCSILCVVLMSMQRYIQVLHPEKWKKLGKKGKKILLSGMWMLSAVLSSYALVQRNLSLDREGRLQCRLSYRYDVERVATLIWEMIIFVASFTLVSYFYFHLYRGVNNSAFFSSNSLTKLVTRIVVCFFIFWIPFHIKNTLLIIAVLIGNDSLLRSAESGDNITAALTH